TCATTTCACAGAAATCGTTCCGGTCAGTTACGATAGGTGCGCACCCTTCCGGCAGAGGAGCGGTCCGTTCGAGGAGTTTCGATGAATCCCAACCCGTTCTTAGGTGTGCTGTTCCACTGGCTGGGGGGACTCGCCTCCGCAAGTAACTTCATTCCATTTCGCGGCATTAAACGCTGGTCGTGGGAGATCTACTGGATCATCCAGGGCGTCGCCGCGTGGCTGATCGCGCCGGTTGTGATGGCAGTGCTGCTGGTTCCGAACCTCACCCATATTCTGCGCAGCGCGCCCTCGGCTACGGTCGGCACGGCGGTCTTCTGGGGGATGCTCTGGGGTGTCGGTGGGCTTACCTTTGGACTTGCGATTCGCTACCTCGGCCTCGGGCTGGGGTATGCGATTGCGCTGGGCTTCTGCACGGCTTTCGGCACGCTGATTCCGCCGATCTCGCACGGACAGATGGGGATGATCCTGCACGATCGCTCGGGGCAGGTGATCCTGCTCGGCGTGGCCATGTGCCTGCTGGCGATTGCGGTCAGCGGCGCGGCGGGCTACTCGAAGGAATTGGAGATTACCGATGAGCTGAAGGCCGAGGGTGGCGAGCGTGATTTTTCGTTCGTCAAGGGGCTGGCCGTGGCGGTCTTCGCGGGCATTATGAGTTCGTTCTTCGCGGTCGGTCTGGACGCGGGTAAACCCATCGGCGATCTGGCGCGGCTGGAGCTGGTGGCGAACCACAAGTCTGAGCTGTGGCAGAATCTGCCGGTGCTGATCGTGGTTCTGTGGGGCGGCTTTGCGACCAACCTGGTCTGGTCGGTGATCCTGATTCTGCGTAATCGTTCGGGTGCGCAGTTCATCGGACAGCCGGGGTCGAACCCGCTGGGCACCGCGACGACGACCGGCGATACTCTGATGGACGTGGACTTCACCAGCTACACGCAGCGAATCGCAGGTGGCGTGCTGCTGCGTAACTACGTGCTGGCCGCGATGGCGGGCATTATTTGGTACTTCCAGTTCTTCTTCTACTCCATGGGATCGACCAAGATGGGCAAGTACGACTTTGCCAGTTGGACGCTGCACATGGCCAGCATCATTATCTTCGCCACGCTGTGGGGCATCGCGCTGCGGGAGTGGAAGGGAACCAGCCTGCGCACGCGTGTGCTGGTGGGCTGCGGGCTGGCGCTGCTGGTTGGCTCGACCGTGGTGGTGGGTTATGGAAGCTATCTGAAAGTACGTTAGCAGAAGGTTTGCTCAACAAAACAAGTACGGCCAGGCAGGGTAGATTGCCTGGCCGTACCTGTTTTGCTCGCTACTCTTATTTGGTTTCGGCTGCGTTCTGCTTGACGATGGGGCGCAGCAATGGGAAGAGGATGACGTCGCGGATCGAGCGCGAGCCGGTGAGGATCATGGTTAGCCGGTCGATGCCGATGCCCTCACCGCCGGTGGGCGGAAGCCCGTAGCCGAGGGCGCGCACGTAGTCCTCGTCCATCTGGTGTGCCTCGTCGTCGCCGCGGTCGCGCTCGGCGAGCTGCTGCTCGAAGCGGCGGCGCTGCTCGGCGGGATCGTTCAGCTCGGAGAAGGCGTTGCCGACCTCGAAGCCGCCGATGTAGAACTCGAAACGCTCCACCCACTCCGGCTCGTCGGGCTTCTGCTTCGAGAGCGGCGAGACCGCGAGAGGGAAGTCGTAGATGATGGTGGGCTGGATGAGATGGGGTTCAGCGACAACTTCAAATAGGTCTGCGATGAGTTTGCCACTGGGTTCTCCAGCTTCCAACCGGCGCTTCAAAGTTGCGGCTGTCAGGGCTACATCGCTAGCGTAATCGGACATAAACCTTTGGGCCGCGATTCGTGTCTGTGCATTGCCAAGTTTCTCAAACGCATCAATCTCAACCTCAATCTTTGCAAGAAACCACTGATCAAAAAGATGCGAAAATTCGGCCAGATTATCAGCTGATTCAAATGAATCGACGGTGGGGATTACGGATAGCTCTTTGGGCCAAAACTTGATGATGGCCTCGCGCATCGACAGCTTCGTCCACTTCGCTAAGTCGATGTCGACGCCATTGAATTGGCTTATCGTTGTTCCATTCACCTGCATCGCAACGAACTGGACGATCTCCTCGGTCAGGTTCATCAGGTCGTGGTAGTTCGCATACGCCTGATAGAACTCGAGCATCGTGAACTCGGGGTTGTGCTGCGTGCTGATGCCCTCGTTGCGAAAGTTGCGGTTGATCTCGTAGACGCGATCGAGTCCGCCGACGACGAGCCGCTTCAGGTAAAGCTCCGGCGCGATGCGCAGCGACAGGTCGAGGTCGAGCGCGTTGTGGTGCGTCAGGAAGGGTTTGGCCGCTGCGCCTCCGGCGATCCCGACCAGCATCGGCGTCTCGACTTCGAGGTAGCCTCGTGTATCGAAGAACTGGCGCAGCGCGCGCAACACTGAGGCCCGCTTGACGAAGACCTCACGCACGTTGGGCGGGGGAGTATCGGACTGTACCGGCGACGACTCGTTCGTGGAGGCGTACGGCTCGGTCTCGTTGGCGAGCGCAGGCGCGGGGCCGTGCTCCACCTGCTTCTTCGAGTCGCCGACGTTCATAAAGAGATCGACGTAGCGCTGGCGGTAGCGCAGCTCCACATCTTCGAGCCCGTGGTACTTATCCGGCAGAGCCAGCATGGCCTTGGCAAGGAACTTCAGCTCGGTGACGTGCAGCGTCGTCTCGCCCGTGCGGGTGACGAAGAGGTAGCCACGCGCGCCGATGTGGTCGCCCAGGTCGAGCAGCTTGTAGAGCGCGAAGGCGTCCTCGCCCACGGCATCCTTGCGGACATAAATCTGCAACCGCTGACCGCCCTGCTGGAGCTGCGCGAACCCCGCCTTGCCCTGCACGCGGATCTGCATCAGGCGTCCGGCGATGGCCGCCTCGACTGGCTGCGCGGTGAACTGTTCCTCGGCCATCGGCTCGGCGACGTCGATATACGCGGCGCGCAGCTCGGGGATGGTGTGGGTGAAGAGGAACTGGTTGGGATAGGTGGCGGCGGCACGCGTCAGCCCGGCACGCTCGCCGATGGCTGCAATCTCGCCGAGCTTCTCTTCGCGGACACGGTACAGGTTTTCTTCAAATTCCGATTCGAACAATGAGGTTCCTTTGGAGCTACTTGGCTCGTCCTACTAAGAGTAACAAGTAGGAGATAATGGAACACGATGGCGGATGAGCAAAAGCAAGAGATGGGCAAGCAAAAGATACGGAAGCCGGGCGGCGGTGGCCTCTCGAGCCTCGTGCAGGCCGAGTCGATGGTCCAGGTGGCCCTCGCGATGCCGATCGGCTGCGTGCTGGGCTGGCTCTTCGGTCACTGGCTCGACCACCGCTTCCACCAGGGCTGGATGGGCGTGACCGGCATCCTGCTGGGCGCGGCCGGGGGCTTCATCCAGATCTACCGCACCGCCTCCCGCTACATCTCGAGGCGCGATTGAGCAAGGCACTGGCAGATTTTACCGACGCAGATTTTAAACGAACTATGCTGAGCGCGATCCGGCTGGAGGCGGTCCTGTGCCTGATGGCGACACCATTAGTATGGTGGCGTTTCGGCTGGGCGAGCGCTGTGCTGTTGCTGGTGGGAGCACTTATCTCCGGCTCCGGCCTGTGGGAGTGGCTGCGCTTGATGACCGTCGTGATGGCTCGCATGGACGCGGGTTCCGAGGCCAAGCCGATGGGGCTGGTCCTGGTCGGTTTCTTCCTGCGCCTCGGCCTGACCTTAGTGGTGCTTTATGTTAGTCTTAAGGCACTGCACGGATCGGTTTTCGCACTCGCCGCGGGGCTTGGATTGGGAGTTTTCTGCCTTACCGCCGAGGTTTTGAGAAAGATCTGAAGCAAAAAGTTCTGCTGAGAAGATTTTTATATGCCGACACAACTGCTCTTCACCCAGATTTTGAACCATGCCTTCGCCGCGCCCGTCACGGCGCTGCTCCAGACGCTGCACATCCAGCCGGAGTTCCCGAAGGCCCCCATCTCGAACGCCTTCGCGATGGAGCTTCTCTGCTTTCTGCTGTTGATGGTCTACTTCATCGCGGTGCGCGCGACGCTCAGCGTGGAGAAGCCCGGAGGCGTGCAGCACCTGGCCGAGATGACCCACGAGTTCGTCTCCGGGCAGGGCGAGAGCATCATCGGCCATGGCTCTGAGAAGTTCGTCTCGTACCTGACGGCGCTGCTGCTTTTCATCCTGCTTGCAAATTTGATGGGCCTCGTCCCCGGCCTCGAGTCACCGACCGCTAACGTCGTCGTGCCGCTCGGCTTCGCTCTGGTCACCTTCGCCTACTACCACTACCACGGCATCAAGGCCAACGGCATCGGCTACTTCAAGCAGTTCCTGGGACCGGTCTGGTGGTTGTACTGGCTGCTCCTGCCCATCGAGATCATCTCG
This is a stretch of genomic DNA from Granulicella sp. WH15. It encodes these proteins:
- a CDS encoding L-rhamnose/proton symporter RhaT produces the protein MNPNPFLGVLFHWLGGLASASNFIPFRGIKRWSWEIYWIIQGVAAWLIAPVVMAVLLVPNLTHILRSAPSATVGTAVFWGMLWGVGGLTFGLAIRYLGLGLGYAIALGFCTAFGTLIPPISHGQMGMILHDRSGQVILLGVAMCLLAIAVSGAAGYSKELEITDELKAEGGERDFSFVKGLAVAVFAGIMSSFFAVGLDAGKPIGDLARLELVANHKSELWQNLPVLIVVLWGGFATNLVWSVILILRNRSGAQFIGQPGSNPLGTATTTGDTLMDVDFTSYTQRIAGGVLLRNYVLAAMAGIIWYFQFFFYSMGSTKMGKYDFASWTLHMASIIIFATLWGIALREWKGTSLRTRVLVGCGLALLVGSTVVVGYGSYLKVR
- a CDS encoding lysine--tRNA ligase; the encoded protein is MFESEFEENLYRVREEKLGEIAAIGERAGLTRAAATYPNQFLFTHTIPELRAAYIDVAEPMAEEQFTAQPVEAAIAGRLMQIRVQGKAGFAQLQQGGQRLQIYVRKDAVGEDAFALYKLLDLGDHIGARGYLFVTRTGETTLHVTELKFLAKAMLALPDKYHGLEDVELRYRQRYVDLFMNVGDSKKQVEHGPAPALANETEPYASTNESSPVQSDTPPPNVREVFVKRASVLRALRQFFDTRGYLEVETPMLVGIAGGAAAKPFLTHHNALDLDLSLRIAPELYLKRLVVGGLDRVYEINRNFRNEGISTQHNPEFTMLEFYQAYANYHDLMNLTEEIVQFVAMQVNGTTISQFNGVDIDLAKWTKLSMREAIIKFWPKELSVIPTVDSFESADNLAEFSHLFDQWFLAKIEVEIDAFEKLGNAQTRIAAQRFMSDYASDVALTAATLKRRLEAGEPSGKLIADLFEVVAEPHLIQPTIIYDFPLAVSPLSKQKPDEPEWVERFEFYIGGFEVGNAFSELNDPAEQRRRFEQQLAERDRGDDEAHQMDEDYVRALGYGLPPTGGEGIGIDRLTMILTGSRSIRDVILFPLLRPIVKQNAAETK
- a CDS encoding AtpZ/AtpI family protein translates to MADEQKQEMGKQKIRKPGGGGLSSLVQAESMVQVALAMPIGCVLGWLFGHWLDHRFHQGWMGVTGILLGAAGGFIQIYRTASRYISRRD
- a CDS encoding ATP synthase subunit I, which produces MSKALADFTDADFKRTMLSAIRLEAVLCLMATPLVWWRFGWASAVLLLVGALISGSGLWEWLRLMTVVMARMDAGSEAKPMGLVLVGFFLRLGLTLVVLYVSLKALHGSVFALAAGLGLGVFCLTAEVLRKI
- the atpB gene encoding F0F1 ATP synthase subunit A, encoding MPTQLLFTQILNHAFAAPVTALLQTLHIQPEFPKAPISNAFAMELLCFLLLMVYFIAVRATLSVEKPGGVQHLAEMTHEFVSGQGESIIGHGSEKFVSYLTALLLFILLANLMGLVPGLESPTANVVVPLGFALVTFAYYHYHGIKANGIGYFKQFLGPVWWLYWLLLPIEIISHFARVLSLTVRLYANMFAGDLLTLAFFSLIPVGVPLVFLGLHFGVAIIQAYVFMLLAMIYLSLAVSHEH